The Pongo pygmaeus isolate AG05252 chromosome 11, NHGRI_mPonPyg2-v2.0_pri, whole genome shotgun sequence genome includes a region encoding these proteins:
- the ANKZF1 gene encoding tRNA endonuclease ANKZF1 isoform X5 yields the protein MSPAPDAAPAPASISLFDLSADAPVLQGLSLREHYKLDWHRFNLKQRLKDKPLLSALDFEKQSSTGDLSSISGSEDSDSASEEDLQTLDRERATFEKFSRPQGFYPHRVLFQNAQGQFLYAYRCVLGPHQDPPEEAKLLLQNLQSRGPRDCVVLMAAAGHFAGAIFQGREVVTHKTFHRYTVRAKRGTAQGLRDARGGPSRSAGANLRRYNEATLYKDVRDLLAGPSWAKALEEAGTILLRAPRSGRSLFFGGKGAPLQRGDPRLWDIPLATRRPTFQELQRVLHKLTTLHVYEEDPREAVRLHSPQTHWKTIREERKKPTEEEIRKICSDEKEALGQNEESPKQGSGSEGEDGFQVELELVELTMGTLDLRESEVLPKRRRRKRNKKEKSRDQETGAHRTLLQQTQEEEPSTQSSQAVVAPLGPSLDEAKAPGQPELWNALLAACRAGDFGVLKLQLAPSPADPRVLSLLSAPLGSGGFTLLHAAAAAGRGSVVRLLLEAGADPIVQDSRARPPYTVAADKSTRNEFRRFMEKNPDAYDYNKAQVPGPLTPEMEARQATRKREQKAARRQREERQQRHQEQEEREREEQRRFAALSDREKRALAAECRLAAQLGAPTSPIPDSAIVNTRRCWSCGASLQGLTPFHYLDFSFCSTRCLQDHRRQAGRPSS from the exons ATGTCGCCGGCTCCAGATGCAGCCCCGGCTCCTGCGTCGATCTCCCTGTTTGACCTCAGCGCGGATGCTCCGGTCCTTCAGGGCCTGAGCCTG AGGGAACATTATAAGCTTGACTGGCATCGGTTTAACCTAAAGCAACGTCTCAAGGACAAGCCTCTCCTGTCTGCCCTGGACTTTGAAAAGCAGAGCTCCACAG GAGATCTTTCCAGCATCTCAGGATCAGAAGACTCAGACTCAGCCAGTGAGGAGGACTTGCAGACACTGGATCGGGAGAGGGCTACATTTGAGAAGTTTAGCCGACCCCAAGGCTTTTACCCTCATCGAGTTCTTTTCCAGAATGCCCAGGGCCAGTTTCTTTATGCCTACCGCTGTGTCCTAGGCCCTCATCAG GATCCCCCAGAAGAGGCAAAACTGCTGCTACAGAATCTGCAAAGCAGAGGTCCCAGAGACTGCGTGGTGCTCATGGCTGCAGCTGGGCACTTTGCTGGTGCTATATTTCAAGG AAGAGAAGTGGTGACACACAAAACTTTTCACCGCTATACGGTGCGAGCCAAGCGGGGCACAGCCCAGGGGCTTCGGGATGCCCGAGGTGGGCCATCACGCTCTGCTGGAGCCAACCTGAGGCGCTACAATGAAGCCACACTATATAAG GATGTTCGTGACCTGCTGGCAGGGCCAAGCTGGGCTAAGGCGCTGGAGGAGGCTGGTACAATACTGTTGCGTGCTCCCCGCTCTGGCCGGTCGTTGTTCTTTGGAGGCAAGGGGGCACCCCTGCAAAGGGGGGATCCCCGACTTTGGGATATCCCCCTCGCCACCCGCAGACCCACCTTCCAAGAGCTACAGCGTGTGCTTCATAAGCTGACCACTTTGCATGTCTATG AAGAAGACCCTCGGGAAGCAGTCAGACTGCACTCACCTCAGACACACTGGAAAACaataagagaggagagaaagaagcctactgaggaagaaataagaaagatctgCAGTGATGAAAAGGAAGCACTTGGGCAGAATGAGGAATCTCCCAAACAGG GTTCAGGGTCGGAGGGAGAAGATGGCTTTCAGGTAGAGTTGGAGCTAGTGGAGTTGACCATGGGGACTCTGGATCTTCGTGAGTCTGAAGTATTGCCCAAgcggaggaggagaaaaaggaataagaagGAGAAAAGCCGAGACCAGGAGACTGGGGCACATCGGACTCTTCTCCAGCAAACTCAAGAAGAGGAGCCTTCCACACAGTCATCCCAGGCAGTTGTTGCCCCCTTGGGCCCTTCGCTGGATGAGGCCAAAGCCCCTGGTCAGCCAGAGCTCTGGAATGCACTGCTTGCTGCTTGCCGAGCTGGAGATTTTGGAGTGCTGAAGCTGCAGCTAGCTCCCAGCCCTGCAGACCCTAGAGTTCTGTCTCTGCTCAGTGCCCCCTTGGGCTCCGGTGGCTTTACTCTCCTGCATGCAGCAGCTGCAGCTGGAAGAGGCTCAGTGGTTCGTCTGCTGCTGGAAGCAGGTGCCGACCCCATTGTGCA GGACTCACGGGCCCGGCCACCTTATACTGTTGCGGCTGACAAATCAACACGTAATGAGTTCCGAAGGTTCATGGAGAAGAACCCAGATGCCTACGATTACAACAAGGCTCAG GTGCCAGGACCATTGACACCAGAAATGGAGGCACGGCAGGCTACACGGAAAAGGGAGCAGAAGGCAGCCCGGCGGCAACGGGAGGAACGGCAGCAGAGGCACCAGGAGCAGGAGGAGCGTGAACGAGAAGAGCAGCGGCGATTTGCCGCCCTCAGTGACCGAGAGAAG AGAGCTCTGGCTGCAGAGTGCCGACTTGCTGCCCAGTTGGGAGCCCCTACCTCTCCGATCCCTGACTCTGCAATCGTCAATACTCG ACGCTGCTGGAGTTGTGGGGCATCCCTCCAAGGCCTCACTCCCTTTCACTACCTCGACTTCTCTTTCTGCTCCACACGTTGCCTCCAGGATCATCGCCGTCAGGCAGGGAGGCCCTCTTCCTGA
- the ANKZF1 gene encoding tRNA endonuclease ANKZF1 isoform X7 encodes MDISEKLFCSTCDQTFQNHQEQREHYKLDWHRFNLKQRLKDKPLLSALDFEKQSSTGDLSSISGSEDSDSASEEDLQTLDRERATFEKFSRPQGFYPHRVLFQNAQGQFLYAYRCVLGPHQDPPEEAKLLLQNLQSRGPRDCVVLMAAAGHFAGAIFQGREVVTHKTFHRYTVRAKRGTAQGLRDARGGPSRSAGANLRRYNEATLYKDVRDLLAGPSWAKALEEAGTILLRAPRSGRSLFFGGKGAPLQRGDPRLWDIPLATRRPTFQELQRVLHKLTTLHVYEEDPREAVRLHSPQTHWKTIREERKKPTEEEIRKICSDEKEALGQNEESPKQGSGSEGEDGFQVELELVELTMGTLDLRESEVLPKRRRRKRNKKEKSRDQETGAHRTLLQQTQEEEPSTQSSQAVVAPLGPSLDEAKAPGQPELWNALLAACRAGDFGVLKLQLAPSPADPRVLSLLSAPLGSGGFTLLHAAAAAGRGSVVRLLLEAGADPIVQDSRARPPYTVAADKSTRNEFRRFMEKNPDAYDYNKAQVPGPLTPEMEARQATRKREQKAARRQREERQQRHQEQEEREREEQRRFAALSDREKRALAAECRLAAQLGAPTSPIPDSAIVNTRRCWSCGASLQGLTPFHYLDFSFCSTRCLQDHRRQAGRPSS; translated from the exons ATGGATATTTCAGAGAAGTTATTTTGTTCAACCTGTGACCAGACCTTCCAGAACCACCAAGAACAG AGGGAACATTATAAGCTTGACTGGCATCGGTTTAACCTAAAGCAACGTCTCAAGGACAAGCCTCTCCTGTCTGCCCTGGACTTTGAAAAGCAGAGCTCCACAG GAGATCTTTCCAGCATCTCAGGATCAGAAGACTCAGACTCAGCCAGTGAGGAGGACTTGCAGACACTGGATCGGGAGAGGGCTACATTTGAGAAGTTTAGCCGACCCCAAGGCTTTTACCCTCATCGAGTTCTTTTCCAGAATGCCCAGGGCCAGTTTCTTTATGCCTACCGCTGTGTCCTAGGCCCTCATCAG GATCCCCCAGAAGAGGCAAAACTGCTGCTACAGAATCTGCAAAGCAGAGGTCCCAGAGACTGCGTGGTGCTCATGGCTGCAGCTGGGCACTTTGCTGGTGCTATATTTCAAGG AAGAGAAGTGGTGACACACAAAACTTTTCACCGCTATACGGTGCGAGCCAAGCGGGGCACAGCCCAGGGGCTTCGGGATGCCCGAGGTGGGCCATCACGCTCTGCTGGAGCCAACCTGAGGCGCTACAATGAAGCCACACTATATAAG GATGTTCGTGACCTGCTGGCAGGGCCAAGCTGGGCTAAGGCGCTGGAGGAGGCTGGTACAATACTGTTGCGTGCTCCCCGCTCTGGCCGGTCGTTGTTCTTTGGAGGCAAGGGGGCACCCCTGCAAAGGGGGGATCCCCGACTTTGGGATATCCCCCTCGCCACCCGCAGACCCACCTTCCAAGAGCTACAGCGTGTGCTTCATAAGCTGACCACTTTGCATGTCTATG AAGAAGACCCTCGGGAAGCAGTCAGACTGCACTCACCTCAGACACACTGGAAAACaataagagaggagagaaagaagcctactgaggaagaaataagaaagatctgCAGTGATGAAAAGGAAGCACTTGGGCAGAATGAGGAATCTCCCAAACAGG GTTCAGGGTCGGAGGGAGAAGATGGCTTTCAGGTAGAGTTGGAGCTAGTGGAGTTGACCATGGGGACTCTGGATCTTCGTGAGTCTGAAGTATTGCCCAAgcggaggaggagaaaaaggaataagaagGAGAAAAGCCGAGACCAGGAGACTGGGGCACATCGGACTCTTCTCCAGCAAACTCAAGAAGAGGAGCCTTCCACACAGTCATCCCAGGCAGTTGTTGCCCCCTTGGGCCCTTCGCTGGATGAGGCCAAAGCCCCTGGTCAGCCAGAGCTCTGGAATGCACTGCTTGCTGCTTGCCGAGCTGGAGATTTTGGAGTGCTGAAGCTGCAGCTAGCTCCCAGCCCTGCAGACCCTAGAGTTCTGTCTCTGCTCAGTGCCCCCTTGGGCTCCGGTGGCTTTACTCTCCTGCATGCAGCAGCTGCAGCTGGAAGAGGCTCAGTGGTTCGTCTGCTGCTGGAAGCAGGTGCCGACCCCATTGTGCA GGACTCACGGGCCCGGCCACCTTATACTGTTGCGGCTGACAAATCAACACGTAATGAGTTCCGAAGGTTCATGGAGAAGAACCCAGATGCCTACGATTACAACAAGGCTCAG GTGCCAGGACCATTGACACCAGAAATGGAGGCACGGCAGGCTACACGGAAAAGGGAGCAGAAGGCAGCCCGGCGGCAACGGGAGGAACGGCAGCAGAGGCACCAGGAGCAGGAGGAGCGTGAACGAGAAGAGCAGCGGCGATTTGCCGCCCTCAGTGACCGAGAGAAG AGAGCTCTGGCTGCAGAGTGCCGACTTGCTGCCCAGTTGGGAGCCCCTACCTCTCCGATCCCTGACTCTGCAATCGTCAATACTCG ACGCTGCTGGAGTTGTGGGGCATCCCTCCAAGGCCTCACTCCCTTTCACTACCTCGACTTCTCTTTCTGCTCCACACGTTGCCTCCAGGATCATCGCCGTCAGGCAGGGAGGCCCTCTTCCTGA